Proteins encoded within one genomic window of Phototrophicus methaneseepsis:
- a CDS encoding DUF4342 domain-containing protein, whose translation MTQPTKRSTTGEEIIERGKDLVKQGNERRIVIRRENDEPLVDVSLTVAVAVAAVFFLFVPGSFFWAAVLAIGAIATKMRVEVLREIGDGSVIEMKKKNDEDE comes from the coding sequence ATGACTCAACCGACGAAACGCTCCACAACGGGGGAAGAAATTATCGAACGCGGTAAAGACCTTGTGAAACAAGGGAATGAACGTCGCATCGTCATCCGGCGGGAAAATGATGAACCGCTTGTCGATGTATCGTTGACAGTAGCTGTCGCCGTGGCAGCCGTCTTCTTCCTGTTCGTACCGGGGTCTTTCTTCTGGGCCGCTGTCCTCGCGATTGGCGCGATTGCCACAAAAATGCGCGTCGAAGTTCTGCGAGAAATCGGTGACGGCAGCGTCATCGAGATGAAGAAGAAGAACGACGAAGACGAGTAA
- a CDS encoding phosphatase PAP2 family protein: MTKPFQRIGRYVREHVPMADRILASLYLIIGFIVSFACLHLFAEIAEEVISEDELVLFDQMLADALHVSVSQTQIQAFAFITLFGSQIVALIAVMGGLYYVIKRQWTQLVVWLVAIAGGELLNLALKSLFSRPRPSFDISFATAVNASFPSGHAMLSLITYGLLTYLAFQIIHNLRARILIAGIAILLVTAICLSRLVLGVHYISDVVAGMAVGGMWLSACIVALEFVRRRKPRTSPQTTV; the protein is encoded by the coding sequence ATGACGAAACCTTTTCAGCGTATAGGGCGCTATGTACGTGAACATGTGCCCATGGCTGACCGTATCCTGGCGAGCTTATATTTGATTATTGGCTTTATTGTGAGCTTTGCTTGCCTGCATCTCTTTGCAGAAATTGCGGAAGAAGTCATCAGCGAGGATGAATTGGTGCTGTTCGACCAGATGCTGGCAGATGCTCTGCACGTTTCCGTCTCACAAACCCAGATACAAGCCTTTGCCTTTATCACCCTGTTTGGGTCCCAGATTGTGGCGTTAATCGCCGTGATGGGCGGCCTTTATTACGTCATCAAGCGCCAGTGGACGCAGCTCGTCGTGTGGTTGGTCGCCATTGCGGGTGGGGAATTACTCAATCTCGCCCTGAAGAGCCTCTTTAGTCGGCCACGTCCAAGCTTCGATATTTCCTTTGCCACAGCGGTGAATGCCAGCTTCCCCAGCGGCCACGCCATGCTATCGCTCATCACCTATGGTCTGCTGACTTATCTGGCTTTCCAGATCATACACAACCTGCGGGCACGCATCCTCATCGCAGGGATTGCGATATTGCTCGTTACGGCAATCTGCCTGAGCCGCCTCGTATTAGGCGTGCACTATATCAGCGACGTTGTGGCTGGTATGGCTGTAGGTGGTATGTGGCTGAGTGCCTGTATCGTCGCGCTGGAATTCGTCCGGCGGCGAAAGCCAAGAACCTCGCCACAAACCACAGTCTGA
- a CDS encoding DinB family protein codes for MKPTFVRKYQFSQLEKSITVASYIVAQTDAAAMRTYRDGGSGWTALEALCHLRDFEAVFVARAQVTLDEDHPMLPRPNPDELAIEKRYNEEDPQAVLATWQAHRDQYLALLRSLGDDEALWERTGVHPIHGDLSINEQLVTAAWHDTNHLEQMTRTLTEKRR; via the coding sequence ATGAAGCCAACCTTCGTTCGTAAATATCAATTCAGCCAGTTGGAAAAAAGTATCACCGTCGCGTCGTACATCGTGGCGCAGACTGATGCTGCTGCAATGCGTACGTATCGTGATGGGGGCAGTGGCTGGACCGCGCTGGAAGCATTATGCCATCTGCGCGATTTTGAGGCGGTCTTCGTCGCACGGGCACAGGTCACGCTTGATGAAGATCATCCCATGCTGCCACGTCCGAACCCGGATGAACTGGCTATCGAAAAGCGTTATAACGAAGAAGACCCGCAGGCTGTCTTAGCGACATGGCAGGCCCATCGTGACCAATATTTGGCTTTGCTGCGCAGCCTGGGGGATGATGAAGCGCTCTGGGAGCGAACGGGCGTTCATCCCATTCATGGGGATCTATCCATCAACGAGCAGTTGGTGACAGCCGCATGGCACGATACCAATCATCTGGAGCAGATGACGCGCACATTGACCGAAAAGCGACGCTGA
- a CDS encoding PPC domain-containing protein: MAGVIHAQDGADDIELDIESESVTPGSTISGTLDNNTPRNVWFFEGSRGEVVHFQLTVTSGTLDPVLTVFDSHGTLLFRRDDQANTRDLDLTVTLSRDDRYYISVARFGGALGSTQGGYSLLLERVGVLSQQGSTLRYDEPVIDRISSEQPELYYTFRAEEGDILNLEMIRSSGNLDPYLIVVDSNRYQIADNDDYNEQTEIARIANLLIEETGTYVVIATRYGQAGGDTAGNFVLTISESENSGLGNSILAPQRIASGESVEGIINDDQYQRYFTFTANQHDLVTITMDQTSGRLDAYLVLLTAADEVLFENDDGGSGRNARISQYRIPQAGTYTIVATRLDGEAGTSLGGFRLQFRIEGSAFEGVNPGIPRLTYGSSLQDQISDADPDSLFVFWGNAGETITVFMNRSDGDLDPVLELMDSQQQRILRNDDASETTQNARIERYSLPYTGVYYIRAMRYEGEPATSGMYALSLQRVSD, translated from the coding sequence ATGGCTGGTGTTATCCATGCTCAGGATGGGGCTGATGACATCGAGCTGGATATTGAGAGTGAAAGCGTCACACCGGGGAGCACGATCTCCGGCACATTAGATAACAATACGCCGCGCAACGTCTGGTTTTTTGAAGGCTCTCGTGGCGAAGTGGTGCACTTCCAGTTGACGGTCACCAGCGGTACCCTTGATCCTGTCCTGACGGTATTCGATAGCCATGGCACGCTGCTGTTCCGGCGTGATGACCAGGCTAACACGCGGGACCTGGACCTGACGGTGACGCTCTCTCGTGATGATCGTTACTATATTTCCGTAGCGCGCTTCGGTGGGGCATTGGGTAGTACACAGGGCGGCTATTCGCTCCTATTGGAGCGCGTGGGGGTGCTCAGCCAGCAGGGCAGCACACTCCGTTACGATGAACCCGTCATTGACCGTATTTCTAGCGAACAGCCCGAACTGTATTACACATTCCGCGCAGAAGAAGGCGACATCCTCAACCTTGAGATGATCCGCAGCTCTGGCAACCTGGACCCCTACCTTATTGTGGTCGATAGCAATCGCTATCAGATTGCAGATAATGACGATTACAACGAGCAGACAGAAATCGCCCGCATTGCGAATTTGCTGATTGAGGAAACCGGGACTTATGTTGTGATCGCAACGCGCTATGGGCAGGCCGGGGGCGATACAGCGGGTAATTTCGTGCTGACGATCAGTGAATCGGAAAACAGCGGCCTGGGTAATTCGATCCTGGCACCTCAGCGCATTGCCTCTGGCGAATCGGTCGAAGGTATCATCAATGATGATCAATACCAGCGTTACTTCACCTTCACGGCAAATCAGCATGATCTGGTGACGATCACCATGGACCAGACTAGTGGCCGTCTGGATGCTTATCTAGTGCTGTTGACCGCAGCCGATGAGGTGCTCTTTGAAAATGATGATGGTGGTAGTGGTCGCAATGCGCGTATCAGCCAGTATCGCATCCCCCAAGCTGGAACGTATACGATCGTTGCCACCCGCCTTGATGGTGAAGCCGGGACCTCTCTGGGAGGCTTCAGGCTGCAATTTCGTATTGAGGGCAGCGCCTTCGAAGGTGTGAATCCAGGTATCCCACGGCTGACGTATGGCTCATCATTACAGGACCAGATTTCCGACGCGGACCCAGATTCGCTGTTTGTGTTCTGGGGCAATGCTGGCGAGACAATCACTGTGTTTATGAACCGCTCCGATGGCGACCTGGACCCAGTGCTGGAATTGATGGATTCTCAGCAGCAGCGCATCCTGCGTAATGATGATGCCTCAGAGACAACCCAGAATGCGCGCATTGAGCGATACAGTTTGCCCTATACAGGCGTATATTACATCCGGGCCATGCGCTACGAGGGCGAGCCTGCGACTTCCGGGATGTATGCGCTCTCATTGCAGCGGGTGTCAGATTAA
- a CDS encoding ARMT1-like domain-containing protein → MTDRPSPFYTDGSNDFAYNTISSRVPKIVLDVIDRNHFSPRITDELKRLADDMAHNRPIEPPSSTTPDADHWQAAYQAHFKNGQPPTWLDTVWFYAETLLYHFIIEKTRYYETGIDPYKPFKEEEIASEALWKLLDTGIGIEGEPEEKLHDVLALALWGNRIDLSMAVSMSHGVHGANDDDLLIDDRKKLIPHLLSAQASNQIHIVMDNAGTELTMDLLLADLLLQSVPSATQPTQVWLHIKHHPTFISDTVPADIWQLLDEMEKRASSRELAQRLRQAWAQERLIIVPHIMWNSSSFAWELPLQNVHIHPEATRLVITKGDMNYRRFTGDTSWPADVPFKEAVGYMDVPLAALRAMKCDALVGIDQQTRDALQANNPEWRSIGKYGLIQSNL, encoded by the coding sequence ATGACGGACCGCCCAAGCCCATTTTATACCGATGGCAGCAATGATTTTGCCTATAACACGATCTCATCGCGCGTCCCCAAGATTGTGCTGGATGTGATTGATCGCAATCATTTTAGTCCACGCATCACAGATGAGTTGAAGCGGCTGGCCGATGATATGGCTCATAATCGGCCCATTGAGCCACCTAGCAGCACCACACCCGATGCCGATCACTGGCAGGCTGCATATCAGGCGCATTTTAAGAACGGCCAGCCTCCTACATGGCTCGATACGGTCTGGTTCTATGCAGAGACGCTGCTCTATCACTTCATCATCGAGAAGACGCGTTACTACGAAACAGGCATCGACCCCTATAAACCGTTTAAAGAAGAAGAAATCGCCAGCGAAGCGCTCTGGAAATTGCTGGATACCGGGATTGGCATTGAAGGTGAGCCAGAAGAAAAGCTGCATGATGTGCTGGCATTGGCCTTATGGGGTAACCGAATCGACCTGAGTATGGCCGTTTCTATGTCACACGGTGTTCACGGGGCCAATGATGATGATCTGCTCATTGATGACCGTAAAAAGCTCATCCCCCATCTACTGAGCGCACAAGCCAGCAACCAGATTCACATCGTGATGGACAATGCTGGCACAGAGCTGACAATGGACCTGTTACTGGCGGATTTACTGCTGCAAAGCGTGCCATCGGCCACACAGCCGACGCAGGTCTGGCTACACATCAAGCATCATCCGACCTTTATTAGCGATACGGTCCCGGCGGACATCTGGCAACTACTGGACGAAATGGAAAAACGCGCTTCAAGCCGTGAATTGGCGCAGCGACTGCGTCAGGCATGGGCACAGGAGCGGCTCATCATCGTGCCCCACATCATGTGGAACAGTTCCAGCTTTGCATGGGAACTTCCCCTACAAAACGTGCATATTCACCCAGAAGCGACACGGCTCGTCATCACAAAAGGCGATATGAATTATCGGCGCTTCACCGGGGATACGAGTTGGCCCGCTGACGTACCTTTCAAAGAAGCTGTCGGTTATATGGATGTGCCGCTGGCTGCCCTGCGGGCCATGAAGTGCGATGCTCTGGTCGGCATCGACCAGCAGACCCGCGATGCCTTACAGGCGAACAACCCGGAATGGCGCAGCATTGGCAAATATGGGCTGATCCAGAGCAATTTGTGA
- a CDS encoding DUF3298 and DUF4163 domain-containing protein, giving the protein MRHITCLILLLMALVIPIAAQDSTPTATADTDLCFNKGGIIGEETGRCQLNMSVNISYDYPLELIDYPFIVDEVDDYYETARTSFLQMAVESGFAPSPVYIWESDLSYDISLMSDSLVSVIFYNYQFTGGAHGLTSMTAMTFDLSTETLLSLADLFPDGVVPYEAISDYSATVLEERLGADATFPEGYTPDPANYQIWTLSEEGLIIYFSQYQVAPYVAGIQQVVIPFDEIGVSEAYR; this is encoded by the coding sequence ATGCGTCATATAACATGCCTCATTTTGCTCTTGATGGCTCTGGTAATCCCTATAGCGGCACAGGATAGCACGCCCACTGCGACCGCTGATACGGACCTCTGTTTTAACAAAGGCGGCATTATTGGCGAAGAAACAGGCCGATGCCAGCTCAATATGAGCGTGAATATCTCATATGATTATCCCCTGGAACTGATTGACTACCCCTTCATCGTCGATGAAGTCGATGACTATTATGAAACCGCACGCACATCGTTCTTGCAAATGGCCGTCGAGAGTGGCTTTGCCCCCAGCCCAGTCTATATTTGGGAATCCGATTTGAGTTATGACATCTCGCTGATGTCCGATTCTCTCGTCAGTGTGATCTTCTATAACTATCAATTCACGGGCGGGGCACATGGCCTGACGAGCATGACGGCGATGACCTTTGATCTATCGACGGAAACCTTGCTCTCGCTGGCAGATTTGTTCCCTGATGGCGTGGTGCCTTATGAGGCGATTTCTGACTATTCAGCTACCGTGTTGGAAGAGCGCCTGGGGGCGGATGCCACATTCCCGGAGGGCTACACGCCGGATCCGGCAAATTACCAGATCTGGACGCTTTCAGAAGAGGGGCTGATCATTTACTTCTCGCAATATCAAGTCGCCCCATACGTAGCGGGTATCCAGCAGGTGGTCATCCCGTTTGATGAGATCGGCGTCAGCGAAGCCTATCGTTAA
- a CDS encoding GAF domain-containing sensor histidine kinase, which translates to MAGAPEQSTNPMADTEYLNQSEEALGLAELLYRTLFNSIDEGFCIIEVRFNQDGKAVDYRFLEVNPAFERQTGIKNATGRWMREIAPQHEEHWFEIYGEIARTGESRRFENPAKELGYYYDVYAFRYGNPGENKVALLFKDISERKKYEHYSRILYQVTSELSAAISQDQLVRALHKGMRAMGVQYGVIAVVSEEDQDSEKVIRIINAFGSSPDVDQSNSIPLNHPKHLLAYAIRENKPLWLSRGEVVIEHENHSTNATYEGIDTTDAILPFARTRLLSGALVLKFDAPRNLHQVERDTLLILAENFSQALRRTQLNEKLQQMATFEERQRLSRDLHDSVQQLLFASINLASALPKLWSMNTEKAQKSTLELIDLNKAALAEIHTLLYELRPDSITQTPFVTLLNNLGFSLKGHKFINMSLRCDVPQGFILPPEMQVAMYRIAQEVLNNVAKHSNATQVEIDCTYDERVFRLVIQDNGQGFDTSVAYAGLGLKTLRERAVSVGASLKVESEIDAGTTVSIALPYSRESSGPA; encoded by the coding sequence GCTGATACAGAATACCTAAATCAAAGTGAAGAAGCATTAGGACTCGCTGAACTGCTGTATCGCACGCTGTTTAATTCGATTGATGAAGGTTTTTGCATCATCGAAGTGCGGTTTAACCAGGATGGGAAGGCAGTTGATTATCGCTTTCTTGAAGTAAACCCGGCCTTTGAGCGGCAGACAGGCATTAAAAATGCGACAGGGCGCTGGATGCGCGAAATTGCCCCGCAGCACGAAGAGCACTGGTTCGAAATTTATGGCGAAATTGCCCGTACCGGCGAATCCAGGCGCTTCGAAAATCCTGCAAAAGAACTCGGCTACTATTATGATGTGTATGCCTTTCGCTATGGTAACCCCGGCGAAAATAAGGTCGCGCTTCTCTTCAAAGACATTTCAGAGCGTAAAAAGTACGAACATTATTCCAGAATCCTCTATCAAGTAACTTCAGAATTGTCGGCTGCGATTTCTCAGGATCAGCTTGTCCGCGCCCTTCATAAAGGGATGCGCGCCATGGGTGTCCAGTATGGCGTCATCGCTGTTGTCTCCGAAGAGGATCAAGATAGTGAAAAGGTGATCAGGATCATCAATGCGTTCGGCTCATCACCGGACGTGGATCAAAGCAATTCAATCCCGCTTAATCACCCTAAACATCTGCTAGCCTATGCCATCCGAGAAAACAAACCACTCTGGTTGTCTCGCGGTGAAGTTGTGATTGAGCATGAAAATCATTCAACAAATGCAACCTATGAGGGTATAGATACTACGGATGCGATTTTGCCGTTTGCTCGCACGCGGCTACTCAGTGGTGCTCTGGTCCTCAAATTTGATGCCCCCAGGAACTTACATCAAGTTGAGCGTGATACGCTCCTGATCCTGGCGGAGAACTTCTCCCAGGCGCTGCGGCGCACTCAACTCAATGAAAAATTGCAGCAAATGGCGACTTTTGAAGAACGCCAGCGCCTATCACGAGATTTGCACGATTCTGTGCAGCAACTCCTGTTTGCGTCGATCAACTTAGCCAGCGCCCTGCCGAAGCTCTGGAGTATGAACACCGAGAAGGCCCAAAAATCCACGCTAGAATTGATCGATTTGAACAAGGCTGCCCTTGCGGAGATTCACACCCTTCTATATGAATTACGCCCAGATTCGATCACTCAGACCCCATTTGTAACGCTGCTCAATAACTTAGGCTTCAGCCTGAAAGGCCATAAGTTCATCAATATGAGTTTGCGCTGCGACGTCCCGCAGGGCTTCATCCTACCGCCTGAAATGCAGGTGGCGATGTATCGCATTGCGCAGGAGGTCCTGAACAACGTTGCCAAACACAGTAACGCCACCCAGGTTGAGATTGATTGCACCTATGATGAGCGCGTATTCCGCCTGGTGATACAGGATAATGGTCAGGGCTTTGATACAAGTGTTGCTTATGCGGGCCTCGGTTTAAAGACGTTGCGAGAACGTGCTGTTTCAGTCGGGGCATCGCTAAAAGTCGAGAGCGAGATTGATGCAGGGACGACGGTATCAATTGCATTGCCATATAGCCGGGAGAGTAGCGGGCCTGCTTGA